CGCGATGACGAACTTGGGCCTGTTGCTCTATGAGCGGGGCGAATACGGCGAGGCCAAGGACCTTTTCGAGCGCATCACCAACCTGAACCCCACCAGCGTGAACGCTTTTGTGAACCTGGGCGCCGCTTGCGCGAAGCTTGGCAACATGGACGGCGCCATCGCAGCGTGGAAGGAGGTGCTGCACCGGGACGGTTCGCGAAACCAGGTTCGCCTCAGCCTGGCAAACGCGCTTTGGCAGGCGGGCGACTTCGACGGCGCGAAGTTTCAGTACCAGCAGGTGCTCAAGGCCAATCCGAAGTCGGCGGAATCGCTTTCCGGCATCGGGCTTTGGCATCTGAACGCCAACAAGAGCGCCGAGGCCATCGCCTCGTTCAAAGAGGCGATACGTGTGAGCCCGAGGTACGTGCCGGCCTACAACAACCTCGCCATCGCCTATGAGAGGCTGAACGACCGCGCCAACGCCATCAAGTTTCTGGAGCAGGCGCTCAAAATCGACCCCAACTTCGATGAAGCGAAGAAGAACCTGGAGCGGATCAAGGCGGGCGGATAGCGGCTGTGCGGATCCATCTCCTTCTTAACAAGCACCGACGCGATGCCGTTGATGCTGCCCGGTCAACCATCGAGATGCTAATGGCTCGCGGGGTGGAGGTGTCGGTCGAATGCGACGCAAAAAGCCTCTTTGGCACCTCCAGTTTTGAGCCGGAGGATACGGGTCTGGCAGACATCGTCATCTGCTTCGGGGGCGATGGCACGGTGATGCGCGCAGCCCACTTGTGCTCCGAAACCCGCACTCCGATCCTCGGCGTGTATTTCGGGCGCTTTGGGTTTGTCACCCAGTGCAAGGGCGAAGAGCTTGGGGCCTGCCTCAGCCAGATTCTCGATGGCAACCTGCGAACGGAGGAGCGGATGATGCTCAGGGCGAGCCTCGTGCGCGAGGGGGTCACCATGGCGGAGATCCATGCGCTGAACGACGTCGTTCTGCAGCGCGCAGCGCCGGCACGCATGATGACGTTTCGCGTGACCATCGACGGCGAGCGCGTCACCAGCTATCCGGCAGACGGCGTTTTGGTCGCGACCGCCACAGGCTCGACCGCCTACAATCTCTCTGCCGGGGGACCGATCATGGACCCCAAGGTAAGGGCGATGATCCTCACAGCGATCAGCCCCCACACCCTGAGCGCGAGGCCCCTCGTGCTAAAGTACGACTCTGTGATTCGCCTCGAACTCCAGACTGAAGGTGACGCCGTGCTGAACGTGGACGGCCAAACGAGGCTGCACCTGCTCTCAGACGACGTGGTGACGGTGCAGATGTCCGAGCGTGTGACCCAACTCGTCACCGTCGACCCTGCAGATTTCTTGGCGAAGCTCCGCGAGCGGCTGCTCTGGGCGCGCGTCGCCGAGCGGGGCCTCGAATGAGCGAGGTCATCCTGCGTGTCGAGGAGGCTGCGGTCCATTTTCCAACCCAGGGCGGCGTCGTGCGGGCACTCGACGGGGTTAGTCTGGAAGTGCGCAAGGGCGAGACGTTCGCGCTTGTGGGCGAATCCGGATGCGGCAAGACCACATTGGCACGGGCAGTGATCGGGCTG
This genomic stretch from Armatimonadota bacterium harbors:
- a CDS encoding NAD(+)/NADH kinase — its product is MRIHLLLNKHRRDAVDAARSTIEMLMARGVEVSVECDAKSLFGTSSFEPEDTGLADIVICFGGDGTVMRAAHLCSETRTPILGVYFGRFGFVTQCKGEELGACLSQILDGNLRTEERMMLRASLVREGVTMAEIHALNDVVLQRAAPARMMTFRVTIDGERVTSYPADGVLVATATGSTAYNLSAGGPIMDPKVRAMILTAISPHTLSARPLVLKYDSVIRLELQTEGDAVLNVDGQTRLHLLSDDVVTVQMSERVTQLVTVDPADFLAKLRERLLWARVAERGLE